A genomic stretch from Burkholderia pyrrocinia includes:
- a CDS encoding trimeric intracellular cation channel family protein has product MPHPRLTLAIAVLEAIATLAFAISGFIEARKNRLDSVGTFVVALATAFGGGTLRDILLERRPFYWVVHDDYVIAIFVLALFAPFVLRMLSRLSAERLLLVADAIGLGIFSISGTSIALDAEMPRFIAVMMGVITGVVGGIIRDVLCNDIPLILRDSRPYATCAFVGCWFYLLLVWLQFDSVYSVLLATGFILAARLATFKFDVRLPH; this is encoded by the coding sequence GTGCCGCATCCTAGGCTGACGCTCGCGATCGCCGTACTGGAGGCGATCGCCACGCTGGCGTTTGCGATTTCGGGTTTCATCGAGGCACGCAAGAACCGCCTCGACTCGGTCGGCACGTTCGTCGTCGCGCTCGCCACCGCGTTCGGCGGCGGCACGCTGCGCGACATCCTGCTCGAACGCCGGCCGTTCTACTGGGTCGTGCACGACGACTACGTGATCGCGATCTTCGTGCTCGCGCTGTTCGCGCCGTTCGTGCTGCGGATGCTGTCGCGACTGTCGGCCGAGCGGCTGCTGCTGGTCGCCGACGCGATCGGGCTCGGCATCTTCAGCATCTCGGGCACGTCGATCGCACTCGACGCCGAAATGCCGCGCTTCATCGCGGTGATGATGGGCGTGATCACCGGCGTGGTCGGCGGGATCATCCGCGACGTGCTGTGCAACGACATCCCGCTGATCCTGCGCGATTCGCGGCCTTACGCGACCTGCGCATTCGTCGGCTGCTGGTTCTACCTGCTGCTCGTGTGGCTGCAGTTCGATTCGGTGTACAGCGTGCTGCTCGCGACCGGCTTCATCCTCGCCGCGCGGCTGGCGACGTTCAAGTTCGACGTGCGGCTGCCGCACTGA
- a CDS encoding Smr/MutS family protein produces the protein MAKNQPHPSDPAKRQIAARPANPAPAAAPPAPDPAALRGQGLAGLGALRKSLQGEADRRERERVETAKAERKAEADANLFRNEIGAIRPLNTPPRAASGRMPPDPVPKQTQRDEEAVLNATLSDEFDPETLLDSDDSLYYHRPGISRDVVRKLRSGAWIVQAQLDLHGMRRDEARDALAEFIREAGKKGLRCLRVIHGKGLGSIGKEPVLKGKVRAWLVQKEEVIAFCEARGIDGGAGAVLVLLQPLAAPADRGPRAAS, from the coding sequence ATGGCGAAGAACCAGCCCCATCCGAGCGATCCCGCGAAGCGGCAGATCGCCGCCCGTCCCGCGAACCCCGCGCCGGCCGCCGCGCCGCCCGCGCCCGATCCGGCCGCATTGCGCGGCCAGGGCCTCGCCGGCCTCGGCGCGCTGCGCAAGTCGCTGCAAGGCGAAGCCGATCGCCGCGAACGCGAGCGCGTCGAAACCGCGAAGGCCGAGCGCAAGGCGGAAGCCGACGCGAACCTGTTCCGCAACGAAATCGGCGCGATCCGGCCGCTGAACACGCCGCCGCGCGCGGCGTCCGGCCGCATGCCGCCCGACCCGGTGCCGAAGCAGACGCAGCGCGACGAGGAAGCCGTGCTGAACGCGACGCTGTCCGACGAATTCGATCCCGAAACGCTGCTCGACAGCGACGACTCGCTGTATTACCACCGCCCCGGCATCAGCCGCGACGTGGTGCGCAAGTTGAGGAGCGGTGCGTGGATCGTGCAGGCGCAGCTCGACCTGCACGGGATGCGCCGCGACGAGGCGCGCGACGCGCTTGCCGAATTCATCCGCGAAGCCGGCAAGAAGGGGCTGCGCTGCCTGCGCGTGATCCACGGCAAGGGGCTCGGCTCGATCGGCAAGGAACCCGTGCTGAAGGGCAAGGTGCGCGCGTGGCTCGTGCAGAAGGAAGAAGTGATCGCGTTCTGCGAGGCGCGCGGCATCGACGGCGGCGCGGGCGCGGTGCTCGTGCTGCTGCAGCCACTCGCGGCGCCGGCCGACCGGGGGCCGCGTGCCGCATCCTAG
- the trxB gene encoding thioredoxin-disulfide reductase: MSTPKHAKVLILGSGPAGYTAAVYAARANLSPVLITGIAQGGQLMTTTDVENWPADAKGVQGPELMARFLEHAERFNTEIVFDHIHTAKLHEQPIRLIGDSGEYTCDSLIIATGASAQYLGLPSEEHFMGKGVSACATCDGFFYRGQEVAVIGGGNTAVEEALYLTGIAKKVTVIHRRDKFRAEPILIDRLLEKEKEGAVVIKWDHVLDEVTGEDSGVTGLRIKNVKTGATEDLNVQGVFVAIGHKPNTDLFQGQLEMKDGYILTKSGLHGNATSTSVPGVFAAGDVQDNVYRQAITSAGTGCMAALDAQRYLESLHDKK, translated from the coding sequence ATGTCCACGCCCAAACACGCCAAAGTCCTGATTCTCGGTTCCGGCCCCGCCGGCTACACGGCTGCCGTCTATGCAGCACGCGCCAACCTGTCCCCGGTGCTGATCACCGGCATCGCGCAGGGCGGCCAGCTGATGACCACGACCGATGTCGAAAACTGGCCGGCAGATGCGAAAGGCGTGCAGGGTCCGGAGCTGATGGCGCGCTTCCTCGAGCACGCCGAGCGCTTCAATACCGAAATCGTCTTCGACCACATCCACACCGCGAAACTGCACGAGCAGCCGATCCGCCTGATCGGCGACTCGGGCGAATACACGTGCGACTCGCTGATCATCGCGACCGGCGCGTCCGCGCAGTATCTCGGCCTGCCGTCCGAAGAACACTTCATGGGCAAGGGCGTGTCGGCCTGCGCGACCTGCGACGGCTTCTTCTATCGCGGCCAGGAAGTCGCGGTGATCGGCGGCGGCAACACGGCCGTCGAGGAAGCGCTCTACCTGACGGGCATCGCGAAGAAGGTCACGGTGATCCACCGCCGCGACAAGTTCCGCGCGGAGCCGATCCTGATCGACCGCCTGCTGGAGAAGGAAAAGGAAGGCGCCGTCGTGATCAAGTGGGATCACGTGCTCGACGAAGTGACGGGCGAGGATTCGGGCGTCACGGGCCTGCGCATCAAGAACGTGAAGACCGGCGCGACGGAAGACCTGAACGTGCAGGGCGTGTTCGTCGCGATCGGCCACAAGCCGAACACCGACCTGTTCCAGGGCCAGCTCGAGATGAAGGACGGCTACATCCTGACGAAGAGCGGCCTGCACGGCAACGCGACGTCGACGAGCGTGCCGGGCGTGTTCGCCGCGGGCGACGTGCAGGACAACGTGTACCGCCAGGCGATCACGAGCGCGGGCACGGGCTGCATGGCCGCGCTCGACGCGCAGCGCTACCTCGAAAGCCTGCACGACAAGAAGTAA